One Nonomuraea angiospora DNA segment encodes these proteins:
- a CDS encoding sensor histidine kinase, with protein MRRTFLKIVRFFRRPRVFDTTLVVVLSLPGLIALLYTLPRGDLETVRGVASYLAGMPLLLMRRRRPLLTVALVTVVDVVSIATGTSLNTGVASSIALYSVGRYTAGRTTAIATVAVFAGYSTAAEVLRQLTGGWVISLFSVGVPVGIGLIVRLRTELAERGRREAADAAVHAERRRIARELHDVVAHHITVINALVGGARATLPPEQEVTRNALESAEQTARQAMSEMRRLLDVLRADGSEGPDAATGVGADRLPSLIKEAKSAGLPAILVVTGEPVALPATVDHAVYRIVQEALTNTRKHATSARASVRLVYEPRAVEVEVVDDGLAAGGGTPGFGLGGMAERVALCGGQLSTGPRPEGGFRVHARIPLETP; from the coding sequence GTGCGGCGAACCTTCCTCAAGATCGTGCGCTTCTTCAGACGTCCCAGGGTCTTCGACACGACGCTGGTGGTGGTGCTCTCCCTTCCCGGTCTGATCGCGCTGCTCTACACGCTGCCCCGGGGCGACCTGGAAACCGTCCGGGGCGTGGCGTCCTACCTGGCGGGCATGCCGCTCCTGCTCATGCGCCGCCGCAGGCCGCTCCTCACCGTCGCCCTGGTGACCGTGGTGGACGTCGTGAGCATCGCGACCGGAACGTCCCTGAACACCGGCGTGGCCTCGTCCATCGCGCTCTACAGCGTGGGCCGCTACACCGCCGGCCGCACGACCGCGATCGCGACGGTGGCGGTGTTCGCCGGGTATTCGACGGCGGCGGAAGTGCTCAGGCAGCTCACCGGCGGCTGGGTGATCTCCCTGTTCTCCGTCGGCGTGCCCGTGGGGATCGGGCTGATCGTCCGGCTCAGGACCGAGCTCGCCGAGCGCGGCCGGCGCGAGGCCGCCGACGCGGCCGTGCACGCCGAGCGGCGGCGCATCGCCAGGGAGCTGCACGACGTGGTCGCCCACCACATCACCGTCATCAACGCCCTGGTCGGCGGCGCGCGGGCGACGCTGCCGCCCGAGCAGGAGGTCACCAGGAACGCGCTGGAGAGCGCCGAGCAGACCGCCCGGCAGGCGATGTCGGAGATGCGCCGCCTGCTGGACGTGCTCAGGGCCGACGGCAGCGAGGGCCCGGACGCCGCGACGGGGGTGGGAGCGGACCGGCTACCCTCCTTGATCAAGGAGGCGAAGTCGGCGGGGCTGCCCGCCATCCTGGTCGTGACGGGTGAGCCCGTCGCCCTGCCCGCGACCGTCGACCACGCCGTCTACCGGATCGTGCAGGAGGCGCTGACCAACACCCGCAAGCACGCGACCAGCGCCAGGGCGAGCGTGCGGCTGGTGTACGAGCCCCGGGCCGTGGAGGTCGAGGTGGTGGACGACGGACTGGCGGCCGGCGGCGGCACGCCGGGCTTCGGGCTGGGCGGCATGGCCGAGCGGGTGGCGTTATGCGGCGGCCAGCTCTCGACCGGGCCCCGCCCAGAAGGAGGCTTCCGCGTGCACGCCCGCATCCCCCTGGAGACGCCGTGA
- a CDS encoding DUF5667 domain-containing protein translates to MGRARRERELVLEHLAELRTLPLGGMPEPAFRERLRAELLSGALLDTPEPQAPARRRPARRRPLLSQLATLGLAAVMMISSFATYQSVPGDSLYPLKRAAESTLVRLSSDDAERGERELASAKTRAQEVATLLGSAEGGPLVGRTLKDMEESTRSGISRLERAEPRSPKIKTFARDQKKVVGPILKQLDDSQLAQAEGYLDYIEGLVAPD, encoded by the coding sequence ATGGGTAGGGCGCGCAGGGAGCGGGAGCTCGTGCTCGAGCATCTCGCGGAGCTGCGCACCCTGCCGCTCGGGGGCATGCCCGAGCCCGCCTTCCGCGAGCGGCTGCGCGCGGAGCTCCTGTCCGGCGCGCTCCTGGACACGCCCGAGCCGCAGGCGCCCGCCCGCCGCCGTCCGGCGCGCCGGCGGCCGCTGCTGTCGCAGCTGGCCACGCTGGGGCTGGCGGCGGTCATGATGATCTCCTCCTTCGCCACGTACCAGTCGGTGCCGGGAGACTCCCTCTACCCGCTCAAGCGCGCCGCGGAGAGCACCCTCGTACGCCTCAGCAGCGACGACGCCGAACGCGGCGAGCGCGAGCTCGCCTCGGCCAAGACCCGGGCCCAGGAGGTCGCCACCCTGCTCGGCTCGGCCGAGGGCGGCCCGCTGGTCGGCAGGACGCTGAAGGACATGGAGGAGTCGACGCGCTCGGGCATCAGCAGGCTGGAGCGGGCGGAGCCGCGCTCCCCTAAGATCAAGACCTTCGCCCGCGACCAGAAGAAGGTGGTCGGGCCGATACTCAAGCAGCTCGACGACTCACAACTTGCCCAGGCGGAGGGATACCTTGACTACATCGAGGGTCTGGTCGCGCCTGACTAG
- a CDS encoding NAD-dependent epimerase/dehydratase family protein — protein MTHTVLVTGVSRHIGARVASLLSSDPDISRVIGVDTVPPPRLTRDGGISLGRTEFVRVDLRSPDIAQVIAAADIDTVVHMSLVSAPSRSGGRAAMKEHNVIGTMQLLGACQRSATVRRVVVRSTTAVYGSSPRDPAVFTEDLEPHDGPTHGYAKDAVEVEGYVRGFARRRPDVTVSMLRFANFMGPGVDSPLTRYFTQPVLPTVFGFDPRLQFIHEDDAVEVLRRMATEDHPGTFNVAGAGVLLLSQCARRAGRPSMPLPSPAFKVLGNAVRRIGLVEYSPEQVRLMCHGRAVDTSALEAALGWKPKFTTGAAFDDFLRSHGLHPLGGVLS, from the coding sequence ATGACCCACACCGTGCTGGTCACCGGGGTCTCGCGCCATATCGGCGCCCGGGTGGCGAGCCTACTTTCGTCCGACCCGGACATCAGCCGCGTCATTGGAGTTGACACCGTGCCGCCCCCCCGGCTCACGCGGGACGGCGGCATCTCTCTCGGCCGGACTGAGTTCGTCCGGGTGGATTTGCGCAGCCCTGACATCGCTCAGGTGATCGCGGCTGCCGACATCGACACCGTTGTGCACATGAGCCTGGTCAGCGCTCCCTCGAGGAGCGGTGGCAGGGCCGCCATGAAAGAGCACAACGTGATCGGCACCATGCAACTGCTCGGTGCCTGCCAGCGGTCGGCGACCGTGCGGCGCGTGGTGGTCCGCTCCACCACCGCCGTCTACGGCTCGTCGCCGCGGGATCCCGCGGTGTTCACCGAGGACCTGGAGCCCCACGACGGCCCCACCCACGGCTACGCCAAGGACGCGGTCGAGGTCGAGGGCTACGTCCGGGGCTTCGCCCGGCGACGTCCCGACGTGACGGTGTCGATGCTGCGCTTCGCCAACTTCATGGGTCCCGGCGTCGACTCGCCGCTGACCCGTTACTTCACCCAGCCGGTGCTGCCGACCGTGTTCGGCTTCGACCCGCGACTGCAGTTCATCCACGAGGACGACGCGGTCGAGGTGTTGCGCCGGATGGCGACGGAAGACCACCCCGGCACGTTCAACGTGGCCGGGGCAGGCGTGCTGCTGCTGTCGCAGTGCGCCAGGCGGGCGGGCCGGCCCTCGATGCCGCTGCCCTCGCCCGCGTTCAAGGTGCTGGGCAACGCCGTACGCAGGATCGGGCTGGTCGAATACTCGCCCGAGCAGGTCAGGCTGATGTGCCATGGCCGCGCGGTCGACACCTCCGCGCTGGAGGCGGCGCTCGGATGGAAGCCCAAGTTCACGACCGGGGCGGCGTTCGACGACTTCTTGCGCTCGCACGGCCTGCACCCGCTCGGAGGTGTGCTGAGTTGA
- a CDS encoding HAD family hydrolase, whose protein sequence is MWRLIRRGHEVAPEVAGEAAAQAAATVAPVEPDLQAAAFFDVDNTMMRGASIYHFARGLATRGMFTTSDLMKFAVGQAVFRLRGNENPEHIAVARETALAFVAGAKVDDVVHLGEEIYDEVMADRIWGGTRSLAQSHLDAGQRVWLVTATPVELARVIAQRLGLTGALGTVAETRDGIYTGRLVGDLLHGPAKAEAVRALARREGLDLTRCTAYSDSANDLPMLSLVGSAVAINPDSELREHARKHDWPIKDFRTGRKATLTALPIAAGVGAIAGGIAAGIALRRHYRNSI, encoded by the coding sequence ATGTGGCGGCTAATTCGACGAGGACACGAGGTGGCGCCCGAGGTCGCCGGCGAGGCCGCGGCGCAGGCGGCGGCCACCGTCGCCCCGGTCGAGCCGGACCTGCAGGCGGCGGCGTTCTTCGACGTCGACAACACGATGATGCGCGGGGCCTCGATCTACCACTTCGCCAGGGGGCTGGCGACGCGGGGCATGTTCACGACGTCCGACCTGATGAAGTTCGCAGTCGGGCAGGCCGTGTTCAGGCTGCGCGGCAACGAGAACCCCGAGCACATCGCGGTCGCCAGGGAGACGGCGCTGGCGTTCGTGGCGGGGGCCAAGGTCGACGACGTCGTACACCTCGGCGAGGAGATCTACGACGAGGTCATGGCCGACCGCATCTGGGGCGGCACCCGTTCCCTCGCCCAGAGCCACCTGGACGCGGGCCAGCGCGTCTGGCTCGTCACCGCCACCCCCGTGGAGCTGGCCCGCGTCATCGCGCAGCGGCTCGGCCTGACCGGCGCCCTCGGCACGGTCGCGGAGACCCGCGACGGGATCTACACGGGGCGCCTGGTGGGCGACCTCCTGCACGGCCCCGCCAAGGCGGAGGCGGTGCGGGCCCTGGCCCGCCGCGAGGGGCTCGACCTGACCCGCTGCACGGCCTACAGCGACTCGGCCAACGACCTGCCCATGCTGTCGCTGGTGGGCTCGGCGGTGGCCATCAACCCGGACAGCGAGCTGCGCGAGCACGCCAGGAAGCACGACTGGCCCATCAAGGACTTCCGCACCGGCCGCAAGGCGACCCTGACGGCCCTGCCCATCGCGGCCGGCGTGGGCGCCATAGCCGGCGGCATCGCCGCCGGCATCGCGCTCCGCCGCCACTATCGCAACTCGATCTAG
- a CDS encoding helix-turn-helix domain-containing protein → MGAGERPLSEVKFLTVAEVATVMRVSKMTVYRLVHSGELPAIRVGRSFRVPEQAVHDYLREAYIEAG, encoded by the coding sequence ATGGGTGCAGGCGAAAGACCTCTCAGCGAGGTGAAGTTCCTGACCGTCGCGGAAGTGGCGACGGTCATGAGGGTGTCCAAGATGACGGTGTACCGGCTCGTCCACTCTGGCGAGTTGCCGGCCATCCGTGTCGGCCGGTCGTTCAGGGTGCCTGAGCAGGCGGTACACGACTATCTGCGGGAGGCCTACATCGAGGCAGGCTGA
- a CDS encoding SDR family NAD(P)-dependent oxidoreductase has translation MDLQLSGRVAVVTGASKGIGLAVATTLAEEGAHVVAASRTRADEWPDKVVHVPVDLMDPEAPARVVARAVEEFGGVDILVNNAGGPPPGATLPRAGFLTPSDEDWAAMFEFNLFAVVRMIRAALPVMQERGAGSIVNVSSTMSRQAGPVNVDYGAAKAAINQLTKSLSEEYGPQGVRVNTVMPGAVLTDWWTKEGGAAEVFAGMAGSDKESVINEVAPASMKMVTGRLIHPQEIADAVALLASPRSGSTTGAEFVIDGGQLKEV, from the coding sequence ATGGATCTTCAGCTTTCCGGCCGCGTCGCCGTCGTCACCGGCGCGTCCAAGGGCATCGGACTGGCCGTGGCCACCACCCTGGCCGAGGAGGGCGCCCACGTCGTGGCGGCCTCGCGGACCCGTGCGGACGAGTGGCCCGACAAGGTCGTGCACGTGCCCGTCGACCTGATGGACCCCGAGGCGCCCGCGCGGGTCGTGGCGCGGGCCGTGGAGGAGTTCGGCGGGGTGGACATCCTGGTCAACAACGCCGGCGGCCCGCCGCCCGGGGCGACGCTGCCGCGTGCCGGGTTCCTGACGCCCTCCGACGAGGACTGGGCGGCCATGTTCGAGTTCAACCTGTTCGCGGTCGTACGCATGATCCGGGCGGCCCTGCCCGTCATGCAGGAGCGGGGCGCAGGCTCGATCGTCAACGTGTCCTCCACCATGAGCAGGCAGGCCGGCCCCGTGAACGTCGACTACGGCGCCGCCAAGGCGGCCATCAACCAGCTCACCAAGTCCCTCTCGGAGGAGTACGGGCCCCAGGGCGTCAGGGTCAACACGGTGATGCCCGGCGCGGTGCTGACGGACTGGTGGACCAAGGAGGGCGGCGCGGCCGAGGTCTTCGCGGGGATGGCGGGCTCCGACAAGGAGAGCGTGATCAACGAGGTCGCGCCGGCCTCGATGAAGATGGTCACGGGGCGGCTCATCCACCCGCAGGAGATCGCCGACGCGGTCGCCCTGCTCGCGTCGCCGCGCTCCGGCAGCACCACCGGCGCCGAGTTCGTGATCGACGGCGGTCAGCTCAAAGAAGTGTGA
- a CDS encoding LCP family protein: MDDLKLLRDLGERIGHEPPATLVRQRERLLRARPRRRWAGWWTAGLVAVATAGAVAVPAVLVSGRHTAAPPAGSQAVDMSGTRNVLVIGSDTRQGDGNAKYGPQLARQDGGGGKRSDTIMIVNVPADRGRATVVSVPRDSMVQIPRCGSSPARFGQINSAYDTGGAGCLKRTLESLTGLRIQHSVEVDFAGFKGMVDALGGVEVSLPRPVDDKASKLRLPAGKHLLNGEKALGYVRLRRYGDGSDVQRMQRQQTLVLAMLKKARSGLSSPERLKPFLEEVRRSVKTDLNLESMYELATELSGTKLDFTTVPWEPHPEDKNRLQWKQPDAAKLFKRLGG; encoded by the coding sequence ATGGACGACCTGAAGCTGCTCCGGGACCTCGGGGAGAGGATCGGGCACGAGCCGCCCGCGACGCTCGTCCGCCAGCGCGAGCGCCTGCTGCGCGCGCGTCCCCGCCGCCGGTGGGCCGGCTGGTGGACGGCGGGGCTCGTCGCGGTGGCCACGGCCGGCGCCGTCGCCGTGCCCGCCGTGCTCGTCAGCGGCCGCCACACGGCCGCGCCGCCCGCCGGTTCGCAGGCCGTGGACATGAGCGGCACGCGGAACGTGCTGGTGATCGGCTCCGATACCCGCCAGGGCGACGGCAACGCCAAGTACGGCCCCCAGTTGGCCAGGCAGGACGGCGGCGGCGGCAAGCGCTCCGACACCATCATGATCGTCAACGTCCCGGCCGACCGCGGCCGCGCCACCGTCGTCAGCGTCCCGCGCGACTCGATGGTCCAGATCCCGCGCTGCGGCTCGTCGCCCGCGAGGTTCGGCCAGATCAACTCCGCGTACGACACCGGCGGGGCCGGCTGTCTCAAGCGCACTCTGGAATCTCTGACCGGGCTGCGGATCCAGCACTCGGTGGAGGTGGACTTCGCGGGCTTCAAGGGCATGGTGGACGCGCTGGGGGGCGTCGAGGTCTCGCTGCCCAGGCCCGTGGACGACAAGGCGTCCAAGCTCAGGCTGCCGGCCGGCAAGCACCTGCTGAACGGGGAGAAGGCGCTGGGCTACGTGCGGCTGCGGCGCTACGGCGACGGGTCGGACGTCCAGCGGATGCAGCGGCAGCAGACCCTCGTGCTGGCGATGTTGAAGAAGGCCCGGTCGGGGTTGTCCTCACCCGAGCGGCTCAAGCCGTTCCTGGAGGAGGTGCGCAGGTCGGTCAAGACCGATCTGAACCTGGAGTCGATGTACGAGCTGGCCACCGAGTTGTCGGGCACCAAGCTGGACTTCACGACGGTCCCATGGGAGCCGCATCCGGAGGACAAGAACCGCCTGCAGTGGAAACAACCGGACGCGGCCAAGCTCTTCAAGCGCCTCGGAGGGTAA
- a CDS encoding RNA polymerase sigma factor, which produces MITQPATRGADAELVSASWTEPEAFAELFDRYSAMLYRYVSKRLGPEPAEDLVGETFLVAFSRRKSYDLAYPDARPWLFGILTKLISRHHRKEAARYRALLRAPVDSHVESPADRVAAGVTAQAVRAELAGALAALPAKDRDVLLLIAWGDLTYEEVGRALGIPIGTVRSRLNRGRRKVRAALGDTNPMEEE; this is translated from the coding sequence ATGATCACTCAACCCGCCACCAGGGGAGCGGATGCGGAGCTCGTGAGCGCCTCGTGGACCGAACCTGAGGCGTTCGCCGAGCTCTTCGACCGCTACTCCGCGATGCTCTACCGGTACGTCTCCAAACGCCTCGGCCCCGAGCCGGCTGAGGACCTCGTCGGTGAGACGTTCCTGGTCGCCTTCTCCCGCAGGAAGAGCTACGACCTGGCGTACCCGGACGCCCGGCCGTGGCTCTTCGGCATCCTCACCAAGCTCATCTCCCGCCACCACCGCAAGGAGGCGGCCCGCTACCGGGCCCTCCTGCGCGCCCCTGTCGACTCCCACGTGGAGTCGCCCGCGGACCGGGTGGCCGCCGGGGTCACCGCCCAGGCCGTCCGCGCCGAACTGGCCGGGGCCCTCGCGGCGCTGCCCGCCAAAGATCGGGACGTGCTGCTGCTCATCGCCTGGGGCGATCTCACGTACGAGGAGGTCGGGCGGGCGCTCGGCATCCCCATCGGGACCGTGCGCTCCCGCCTCAACAGGGGCAGGCGGAAGGTGCGGGCCGCGCTCGGCGACACCAACCCCATGGAGGAGGAGTGA
- a CDS encoding acetoin utilization protein AcuC has translation MSRSARVIWDDALTSYNFGPSHPLAPVRVELTMALARSLGVLDKVELAGCEPATDAELAMVHTSGYIEAVKRVSAAGRPDLAAGLGTSDNPAFQGVHEASALIAGASLAAARAVWEGTAEHAVNVAGGLHHAMAASASGFCVYNDPALAIAWLLRQGAGRIAYVDVDVHHGDGVQAAFYDDPRVLTISLHESPRTLFPGTGFPEETGAEGTSVNVALPAGTGDSGWLRAFHAVVPPLLREFRPEILVTQHGCDSHALDPLANLMLSVDGQRAAYAALHRLAHECAGGRWIATGGGGYELVQVVPRAWTHLIAELAGHPVDPATPTSESWRQFVRERTGETPPLTMTDGRNPEFRDISGGYDPADPIDRAVMATRHAVFPLHGLDPMP, from the coding sequence ATGAGCCGGTCGGCGCGGGTGATCTGGGACGACGCTCTCACCTCCTACAACTTCGGCCCGAGCCACCCGCTCGCCCCCGTGCGCGTCGAGCTGACCATGGCGCTCGCCCGCTCGCTCGGCGTGCTCGACAAGGTCGAGCTGGCCGGCTGCGAGCCCGCGACGGACGCCGAGCTGGCCATGGTCCACACGAGCGGCTACATCGAGGCGGTCAAGCGCGTCTCCGCCGCCGGGCGGCCCGACCTCGCCGCCGGGCTCGGCACGTCGGACAACCCCGCGTTCCAGGGCGTGCACGAAGCCTCCGCGCTGATCGCCGGCGCCTCACTGGCCGCCGCCCGCGCGGTCTGGGAGGGGACGGCCGAGCACGCGGTCAACGTCGCGGGCGGCCTGCACCACGCGATGGCGGCCTCGGCCAGCGGCTTCTGCGTCTACAACGACCCAGCGCTGGCCATCGCGTGGCTGCTCAGGCAGGGGGCCGGCCGGATCGCGTACGTGGACGTGGACGTCCACCACGGCGACGGTGTCCAGGCTGCCTTCTACGACGACCCCAGGGTCCTGACGATCAGCCTGCACGAGAGCCCGCGCACGCTGTTCCCCGGCACCGGCTTCCCGGAGGAGACAGGGGCGGAGGGCACGTCCGTCAACGTCGCCCTCCCGGCGGGGACCGGCGACTCGGGGTGGCTGCGGGCCTTCCACGCGGTCGTGCCGCCGCTGCTGCGCGAGTTCAGGCCGGAGATCCTGGTCACCCAGCACGGCTGCGACAGCCACGCGCTCGACCCCCTGGCCAACCTGATGCTCAGCGTCGACGGCCAGCGGGCCGCGTACGCCGCCCTGCACCGCCTGGCCCACGAGTGCGCCGGCGGCCGGTGGATCGCCACCGGCGGCGGCGGTTACGAGCTGGTGCAGGTGGTGCCGCGGGCGTGGACCCACCTCATCGCCGAGCTGGCCGGTCATCCGGTCGATCCGGCCACGCCGACGAGCGAGAGCTGGCGCCAGTTCGTCAGGGAACGTACGGGCGAGACGCCACCGCTCACGATGACCGATGGTCGCAATCCGGAATTTCGTGACATCTCCGGTGGTTATGACCCAGCGGACCCCATTGACCGTGCTGTCATGGCGACCCGACATGCGGTGTTCCCCCTGCACGGCCTCGATCCGATGCCCTAA
- a CDS encoding sigma-70 family RNA polymerase sigma factor: MPDSSPFAGLLAPAVAVPARTGEPAVREEVPDDIRTLVLHAKSGCTDSFGTLYDRYVDLVYRYIYFRVGSHQLAEDLTSETFLRALRRIGDFTWQGRDFGAWLVTIARNLVTDHFKSGRYRLEIPTGEIVDVPLDGSHIPENAVVNAIINDRVLRAVRDLNPEQQECVVLRFLHGLSLAETALIMGKKSGAIKALQFRAVRALARALKHDLA; the protein is encoded by the coding sequence ATGCCTGACTCGTCACCGTTCGCCGGGCTGCTTGCGCCAGCGGTCGCTGTGCCTGCCCGGACGGGCGAGCCCGCCGTGCGCGAAGAAGTGCCCGACGACATCCGCACGCTGGTGCTGCATGCCAAAAGTGGCTGCACCGATTCCTTTGGCACGCTCTACGACCGGTATGTGGATCTCGTCTATCGCTACATCTACTTCCGGGTGGGATCGCACCAATTAGCCGAGGACCTCACCAGCGAAACCTTCCTGCGCGCGCTGCGCAGGATCGGCGATTTCACGTGGCAGGGACGCGACTTCGGCGCGTGGCTCGTGACCATCGCCAGAAATCTGGTCACCGACCACTTCAAGTCCGGTCGCTACCGGCTGGAGATCCCGACGGGCGAGATCGTCGACGTGCCTCTCGACGGCTCGCACATCCCTGAGAACGCCGTGGTCAACGCCATCATCAACGACAGGGTGCTGCGTGCCGTACGAGATCTCAATCCCGAGCAGCAGGAGTGTGTGGTCCTGCGCTTCTTGCACGGCCTCTCGCTCGCGGAAACCGCGCTGATCATGGGGAAGAAGAGTGGAGCGATCAAAGCGCTGCAGTTCCGCGCCGTCCGGGCGCTGGCCAGGGCACTTAAGCACGACCTGGCGTAA
- a CDS encoding lysophospholipid acyltransferase family protein, translated as MSVPQEHEDAVVIPISAAPSFEEPDRVARLLAFLRRRVEGDYEVDEFGYDAELTDKVVLELIRPLYTDWFRVETVELKNIPDEGGALVVANHSGTLPLDALMLQVALHDEARRPLRLLGADLVYQLPVLSHLARKTGHTLACPEDADRLLRKGELVGVFPEGFKGVGKSFGDRYRLQRFGRGGFVASAIRAGVPIVPTAIVGAEEIYPKVGDLKFLARMLGLPYLPITPFFPLLGPLGLVPLPSKWMIEFGEPIRTDEYEPSAADDPMLVFNLTDHVREVIQQLLNELRLRRGHAFPPFV; from the coding sequence TTGAGCGTTCCCCAGGAGCATGAGGACGCCGTGGTGATCCCGATCAGCGCGGCGCCGTCGTTCGAGGAGCCCGATCGGGTGGCCAGGCTGCTGGCCTTCCTGCGCAGGCGCGTCGAGGGCGACTACGAGGTCGACGAGTTCGGCTACGACGCCGAGCTGACCGACAAGGTGGTCCTGGAGCTGATCAGGCCGCTCTACACCGACTGGTTCAGGGTGGAGACGGTCGAGCTGAAGAACATCCCCGACGAGGGCGGGGCGCTGGTCGTCGCCAACCACTCGGGCACGCTGCCGCTCGACGCGCTGATGCTGCAGGTGGCCCTGCACGACGAGGCGCGCCGGCCGCTGCGGCTGCTCGGCGCCGACCTGGTCTACCAGCTCCCGGTGCTCAGCCACCTGGCCCGCAAGACCGGCCACACGCTGGCCTGCCCCGAGGACGCCGACCGGCTGCTGCGCAAGGGCGAGCTGGTCGGGGTGTTCCCCGAGGGCTTCAAGGGCGTCGGCAAGTCGTTCGGCGACCGCTACCGGCTGCAGCGGTTCGGCCGCGGCGGCTTCGTGGCCTCGGCCATCCGCGCGGGGGTGCCGATCGTGCCCACCGCGATCGTCGGGGCCGAGGAGATCTATCCCAAGGTCGGCGACCTGAAGTTCCTGGCCAGGATGCTCGGGCTGCCCTACCTGCCGATCACGCCGTTCTTCCCGCTGCTCGGGCCGCTCGGGCTGGTGCCGCTGCCGTCCAAGTGGATGATCGAGTTCGGCGAGCCGATCCGCACCGACGAGTACGAGCCGTCCGCGGCCGACGACCCGATGCTGGTCTTCAACCTCACCGACCACGTACGCGAGGTCATCCAGCAGCTGCTCAACGAGCTGCGGCTGCGCCGGGGACACGCCTTTCCGCCCTTCGTGTGA
- a CDS encoding 30S ribosomal protein bS22, producing MGSVIKKRRKRMAKKKHRKLLKKTRIQRRNKK from the coding sequence GTGGGCTCTGTGATCAAGAAGCGCCGCAAGCGGATGGCTAAGAAGAAGCACCGCAAGCTGCTCAAGAAGACGCGCATCCAGCGGCGTAACAAGAAGTAA
- a CDS encoding phosphatase: MLSRDQLREHLVQTRIAGDVATPRENNLDHYSSLANGDPHYKLGLTFDQPWSYRDILALMAKSAGVVPDPDHRWGQDTIDPDLTIDALDDMAESIAAVLSRENPRVLLATGHPTGLLAVHLPLARLCAERGAELIAPGEGWSYSGANFGRRRKIRYLQDVAMLDDRGAFVHTHDATPMCHMIDELGGELPDLVIADHGWAGAAGEAGAHTVAFADSNDPGLFLGEAEGKIDVVVPLDDNVLPRFYAPLTERIVTQVSRAL, from the coding sequence GTGCTTAGCCGCGACCAACTACGAGAGCACCTTGTCCAGACTCGAATAGCCGGCGACGTCGCGACCCCCCGAGAGAACAACCTCGACCACTACAGTTCGCTCGCCAACGGCGACCCGCACTACAAGCTGGGCCTGACCTTCGACCAGCCGTGGTCGTACCGCGACATCCTGGCGCTGATGGCCAAGTCGGCCGGCGTGGTCCCCGACCCCGACCACCGCTGGGGCCAGGACACCATCGACCCCGACCTGACGATCGACGCGCTCGACGACATGGCCGAGTCCATCGCCGCCGTGCTGTCCCGGGAGAACCCGCGCGTCCTGCTCGCCACCGGGCACCCGACCGGGCTGCTCGCCGTGCACCTGCCGCTGGCGCGGCTGTGCGCCGAGCGCGGGGCCGAGCTGATCGCGCCGGGCGAGGGATGGTCGTACTCCGGGGCCAATTTCGGGCGTCGGCGGAAGATCCGCTACTTGCAGGACGTCGCCATGCTCGACGACCGGGGCGCGTTCGTGCACACCCACGACGCCACGCCCATGTGTCACATGATCGACGAGCTCGGCGGGGAGCTTCCGGACCTCGTGATCGCCGACCACGGCTGGGCGGGAGCGGCGGGAGAGGCCGGTGCGCACACGGTGGCGTTCGCCGACAGCAACGACCCCGGACTCTTCCTCGGCGAGGCCGAAGGAAAGATTGACGTGGTCGTACCGCTCGATGACAATGTGCTACCGCGCTTTTACGCTCCGCTTACGGAGCGGATCGTCACTCAGGTCTCACGAGCCCTTTGA